The proteins below come from a single Necator americanus strain Aroian chromosome V, whole genome shotgun sequence genomic window:
- a CDS encoding hypothetical protein (NECATOR_CHRV.G18710.T1), which yields MRWPFASMSWPGLGPSPSLSTMVLFACATRLIPAGSDDPDLPAYTWLPPERQLPRDPCRPSAGPHLNVEPLKAKCKPIMPQSEFYELWHMLGRQ from the exons ATGCGATGGCCATTCGCCTCGATGTCTTGGCCCGGGCTGG GTCCATCACCGTCACTGTCGACGATGGTTCTGTTCGCCTGCGCGACTCGCCTTATTCCAGCTGGTTCTGATGACCCTGACCTGCCTGCCTACACCTGGCTGCCGCCCGAGCGGCAGTTGCCTCGTGATCCGTG CCGTCCGTCCGCAGGACCTCATCTGAACGTTGAGCCGTTGAAGGCGAAGTGCAAGCCTATCATGCCTCAAAGCGAGTTCTACGAGCTTTGGCACATGTTAGGCCGGCAGTGA
- a CDS encoding hypothetical protein (NECATOR_CHRV.G18709.T1) gives MVLFACATRLIPAGSDDPDLPAYTWLPPERQLPRDPWSVDRITANCCSGGCLAFSRPSAGPHLNVEPLKAKCKPIMPQSEFYELWHMLGRQ, from the coding sequence ATGGTTCTGTTCGCCTGCGCGACTCGCCTTATTCCAGCTGGTTCTGATGACCCTGACCTGCCTGCCTACACCTGGCTGCCGCCCGAGCGGCAGTTGCCTCGTGATCCGTGGTCTGTAGATCGAATCACAGCCAACTGCTGCTCGGGAGGTTGTCTTGCTTTCAGCCGTCCGTCCGCAGGACCTCATCTGAACGTTGAGCCGTTGAAGGCGAAGTGCAAGCCTATCATGCCTCAAAGCGAGTTCTACGAGCTTTGGCACATGTTAGGCCGGCAGTGA